The following proteins come from a genomic window of Lycium ferocissimum isolate CSIRO_LF1 chromosome 4, AGI_CSIRO_Lferr_CH_V1, whole genome shotgun sequence:
- the LOC132053327 gene encoding sec1 family domain-containing protein MIP3 isoform X1: MATVDVIKCCLDSIKQISDEIRDAIIYLDAGCTESFEILGAFTLFLELGAHAICSLEKMSPLDKVVDWNSTSGTSKKIVVITSRLLSDAHRYILRCLSELQTVCSCAIFTCISETGHSAYPESPLGPDAYREYESLLVQDYEELARKSQMNSSHAGECTVKESTSAEDEGWSQLTTSEEEILNFSSVASAEKLYEDSVIDRREDVRKKFKVSVHHFPLVLCPFSPRCFVLPSEGSVAEAYLSAEHDNSLSFGLPPISTGTTADGEDVPPGATLTAQFLYHLAAKMDLKLEIFSLGDTSKTVGKLLTDMSSLYDVGRRKRSAGLLLIDRTLDLLTPCCHGDSLVDRMLSSLPHRERMSSLSQAKSSQSQVKLGPTYLQRSPLTVQIPLDNFLREDTSSPDNFKLVESVEAFLRGWNSRDATSQMADLVNLSAKLGGDMSLQDFQSDLLCGSFVSTENFHGTQYLEAILERRTKDGAVLIKKWLQESLRRENISLTAKIRPGYASKSDLQPMIKALAKSQLSLAKNKGIIQLAAAALFALDESHSAKWDAFNSAEKILNVNAGDTSQSLAAQISDLINKSALVSSLGNNKMGLLTLQDALLLTVVGYILAGENFPSSGTVGPFSWQEEHFMKEAIVDAIVENPTVAKLKFLQGLTQDLEANFNRKSEEKKEDLSNTESIDFDDDWGSWGDEDSGKDKRKEQVYDDMQLKLELRDRVDSLFKFFHKLSSLKKNISFREWSQALSKFNDDPYSNKGLLYKVLSRVLAKYEVPGLEYHSSTVGRLFKSGFGRFGLGQAKPSLADHDVILVFVVGGINGVEVREAQEALSESSRPEVELILGGTTLLTPKDMFELLLGDDCCV; encoded by the exons ATGGCTACGGTTGATGTAATTAAGTGTTGTCTCGATTCCATTAAACAA ATATCAGATGAAATTAGAGATGCCATAATTTATCTGGATGCAGGGTGTACTGAAAGCTTTGAAATTCTTGGAGCATTCACTCTGTTTCTGGAGCTTGGTGCACATGCCATTTGCAGCTTGGAGAAAATGTCTCCTCTCGATAAG GTGGTTGATTGGAATTCGACTTCTGGGACTTCAAAGAAAATTGTTGTCATCACGTCACGTCTCCTAAGTGATGCTCATAGATACATTTTACGTTGCCTGAGTGAACTTCAGACTGTGTGCAGCTGTGCTATATTTACATGCATTTCAGAG ACAGGTCACTCAGCATATCCTGAATCACCTTTAGGACCGGATGCATATCGTGAATATGAATCTTTGCTTGTCCAAGATTACGAGGAGCTTGCCAGAAAGTCTCAGATGAACTCTAGTCATGCTGGAGAATGTACAGTAAAGGAAAGTACGTCCGCTGAAGATGAAGGATGGTCGCAATTAACCACCAGTGAAGAGGAAATTCTTAATTTCAGTTCTGTTGCAAGTGCAGAAAAGTTGTATGAAGACAGTGTAATTGACCGGAGAGAAGATGTACGGAAAAAGTTCAAAGTTTCTGTGCACCACTTCCCTTTGGTCTTGTGTCCTTTTTCACCTAGATGCTTTGTCTTGCCTTCAGAAGGATCAGTTGCTGAAGCGTACCTATCCGCTGAACATGATAACTCTTTAAGCTTTGGGTTACCTCCAATAAGTACTGGGACAACTGCTGATGGTGAGGATGTCCCTCCTGGGGCAACTCTTACAGCTCAATTTCTTTATCATCTGGCGGCAAAG ATGGACCTGAAACTTGAGATATTTTCCCTGGGTGATACTTCAAAAACTGTTGGAAAGCTTCTGACAGACATGTCAAGTCTTTATGATGTTGGTCGACGTAAGAGATCTGCAGGGCTATTACTTATTGACCGCACACTTGACCTTCTTACTCCATGCTGTCATGGGGATTCCCTTGTGGATCGAATGTTGTCATCATTGCCGCACAGAGAACGGATGTCGTCCTTAAGTCAAGCTAAAAGCTCCCAAAGCCAGGTTAAACTTGGCCCTACTTACTTGCAACGTTCTCCCCTCACTGTTCAGATACCACTCGATAATTTCCTAAGAGAGGATACTTCAAGTCCTGACAACTTTAAGCTGGTGGAAAGTGTTGAAGCATTTCTCCGTGGTTGGAATTCAAGAGACGCAACTTCTCAAATGGCTGATTTAGTGAATCTTAGCGCTAAACTTGGTGGTGACATGTCCTTACAAGATTTTCAGAGTGACCTTCTTTGTGGTTCTTTTGTCTCTACCGAAAATTTTCATGGAACACAGTACCTAGAAGCCATACTAGAGCGAAGAACAAAAGACGGAGCTGTGCTGATCAAGAAATGGCTGCAGGAAAGTTTACGGCGTGAAAATATATCATTGACCGCAAAAATCCGTCCTGGTTATGCTTCAAAATCAGATCTGCAGCCTATGATTAAGGCATTAGCTAAAAGCCAGTTATCTCTTGCCAAAAACAAAGGAATCATCCAGCTAGCAGCAGCAGCATTATTTGCTTTGGATGAATCACATAGTGCTAAATGGGATGCATTTAATAGCGCTGAGAAGATACTGAACGTAAATGCTGGGGACACAAGCCAAAGTCTTGCTGCTCAAATTAGTGATCTCATAAATAAAAGTGCTTTAGTTAGTTCACTGGGAAATAATAAGATGGGGCTTCTTACTCTACAAGATGCTCTGTTACTCACAGTTGTTGGATATATATTGGCAGGTGAGAATTTCCCATCTTCTGGGACTGTTGGTCCTTTCTCTTGGCAAGAGGAACATTTTATGAAAGAAGCAATTGTTGATGCGATTGTTGAGAACCCAACAGTTGCGAAATTAAAGTTTCTGCAAGGTTTAACTCAGGATCTTGAAGCCAACTTTAACAGAAAATcagaagaaaagaaggaagatcTTTCTAATACTGAAAGCATTGATTTTGACGACGACTGGGGCAGTTGGGGTGATGAAGATTCTggaaaagataaaagaaaagagCAAGTGTATGATGACATGCAATTAAAGTTAGAGTTACGTGATAGGGTGGATAGTcttttcaaattctttcatAAATTGTCCAgcttaaaaaagaatatttcattCAGAGAGTGGTCACAGGCTCTGAGCAAGTTCAATGATGATCCTTACTCAAACAAAGGACTGCTTTATAAAGTGCTATCGAGAGTGCTGGCTAAGTATGAAGTACCTGGCTTAGAGTATCATTCATCTACTGTTGGCCGACTATTCAAAAGCGGGTTTGGGAGGTTCGGCCTTGGGCAG GCGAAACCAAGTCTGGCAGATCACGAtgttattttagtttttgttgTGGGGGGCATAAATGGTGTAGAG GTTCGGGAAGCTCAGGAAGCATTATCCGAGAGCAGCAGGCCTGAAGTTGAATTGATTTTAGGCGGAACAACTCTTCTTACACCTAAAGATATGTTTGAATTACTGCTGGGCGATGATTGTTGCGTTTAA
- the LOC132053327 gene encoding sec1 family domain-containing protein MIP3 isoform X2: MHFRGHSAYPESPLGPDAYREYESLLVQDYEELARKSQMNSSHAGECTVKESTSAEDEGWSQLTTSEEEILNFSSVASAEKLYEDSVIDRREDVRKKFKVSVHHFPLVLCPFSPRCFVLPSEGSVAEAYLSAEHDNSLSFGLPPISTGTTADGEDVPPGATLTAQFLYHLAAKMDLKLEIFSLGDTSKTVGKLLTDMSSLYDVGRRKRSAGLLLIDRTLDLLTPCCHGDSLVDRMLSSLPHRERMSSLSQAKSSQSQVKLGPTYLQRSPLTVQIPLDNFLREDTSSPDNFKLVESVEAFLRGWNSRDATSQMADLVNLSAKLGGDMSLQDFQSDLLCGSFVSTENFHGTQYLEAILERRTKDGAVLIKKWLQESLRRENISLTAKIRPGYASKSDLQPMIKALAKSQLSLAKNKGIIQLAAAALFALDESHSAKWDAFNSAEKILNVNAGDTSQSLAAQISDLINKSALVSSLGNNKMGLLTLQDALLLTVVGYILAGENFPSSGTVGPFSWQEEHFMKEAIVDAIVENPTVAKLKFLQGLTQDLEANFNRKSEEKKEDLSNTESIDFDDDWGSWGDEDSGKDKRKEQVYDDMQLKLELRDRVDSLFKFFHKLSSLKKNISFREWSQALSKFNDDPYSNKGLLYKVLSRVLAKYEVPGLEYHSSTVGRLFKSGFGRFGLGQAKPSLADHDVILVFVVGGINGVEVREAQEALSESSRPEVELILGGTTLLTPKDMFELLLGDDCCV; this comes from the exons ATGCATTTCAGAG GTCACTCAGCATATCCTGAATCACCTTTAGGACCGGATGCATATCGTGAATATGAATCTTTGCTTGTCCAAGATTACGAGGAGCTTGCCAGAAAGTCTCAGATGAACTCTAGTCATGCTGGAGAATGTACAGTAAAGGAAAGTACGTCCGCTGAAGATGAAGGATGGTCGCAATTAACCACCAGTGAAGAGGAAATTCTTAATTTCAGTTCTGTTGCAAGTGCAGAAAAGTTGTATGAAGACAGTGTAATTGACCGGAGAGAAGATGTACGGAAAAAGTTCAAAGTTTCTGTGCACCACTTCCCTTTGGTCTTGTGTCCTTTTTCACCTAGATGCTTTGTCTTGCCTTCAGAAGGATCAGTTGCTGAAGCGTACCTATCCGCTGAACATGATAACTCTTTAAGCTTTGGGTTACCTCCAATAAGTACTGGGACAACTGCTGATGGTGAGGATGTCCCTCCTGGGGCAACTCTTACAGCTCAATTTCTTTATCATCTGGCGGCAAAG ATGGACCTGAAACTTGAGATATTTTCCCTGGGTGATACTTCAAAAACTGTTGGAAAGCTTCTGACAGACATGTCAAGTCTTTATGATGTTGGTCGACGTAAGAGATCTGCAGGGCTATTACTTATTGACCGCACACTTGACCTTCTTACTCCATGCTGTCATGGGGATTCCCTTGTGGATCGAATGTTGTCATCATTGCCGCACAGAGAACGGATGTCGTCCTTAAGTCAAGCTAAAAGCTCCCAAAGCCAGGTTAAACTTGGCCCTACTTACTTGCAACGTTCTCCCCTCACTGTTCAGATACCACTCGATAATTTCCTAAGAGAGGATACTTCAAGTCCTGACAACTTTAAGCTGGTGGAAAGTGTTGAAGCATTTCTCCGTGGTTGGAATTCAAGAGACGCAACTTCTCAAATGGCTGATTTAGTGAATCTTAGCGCTAAACTTGGTGGTGACATGTCCTTACAAGATTTTCAGAGTGACCTTCTTTGTGGTTCTTTTGTCTCTACCGAAAATTTTCATGGAACACAGTACCTAGAAGCCATACTAGAGCGAAGAACAAAAGACGGAGCTGTGCTGATCAAGAAATGGCTGCAGGAAAGTTTACGGCGTGAAAATATATCATTGACCGCAAAAATCCGTCCTGGTTATGCTTCAAAATCAGATCTGCAGCCTATGATTAAGGCATTAGCTAAAAGCCAGTTATCTCTTGCCAAAAACAAAGGAATCATCCAGCTAGCAGCAGCAGCATTATTTGCTTTGGATGAATCACATAGTGCTAAATGGGATGCATTTAATAGCGCTGAGAAGATACTGAACGTAAATGCTGGGGACACAAGCCAAAGTCTTGCTGCTCAAATTAGTGATCTCATAAATAAAAGTGCTTTAGTTAGTTCACTGGGAAATAATAAGATGGGGCTTCTTACTCTACAAGATGCTCTGTTACTCACAGTTGTTGGATATATATTGGCAGGTGAGAATTTCCCATCTTCTGGGACTGTTGGTCCTTTCTCTTGGCAAGAGGAACATTTTATGAAAGAAGCAATTGTTGATGCGATTGTTGAGAACCCAACAGTTGCGAAATTAAAGTTTCTGCAAGGTTTAACTCAGGATCTTGAAGCCAACTTTAACAGAAAATcagaagaaaagaaggaagatcTTTCTAATACTGAAAGCATTGATTTTGACGACGACTGGGGCAGTTGGGGTGATGAAGATTCTggaaaagataaaagaaaagagCAAGTGTATGATGACATGCAATTAAAGTTAGAGTTACGTGATAGGGTGGATAGTcttttcaaattctttcatAAATTGTCCAgcttaaaaaagaatatttcattCAGAGAGTGGTCACAGGCTCTGAGCAAGTTCAATGATGATCCTTACTCAAACAAAGGACTGCTTTATAAAGTGCTATCGAGAGTGCTGGCTAAGTATGAAGTACCTGGCTTAGAGTATCATTCATCTACTGTTGGCCGACTATTCAAAAGCGGGTTTGGGAGGTTCGGCCTTGGGCAG GCGAAACCAAGTCTGGCAGATCACGAtgttattttagtttttgttgTGGGGGGCATAAATGGTGTAGAG GTTCGGGAAGCTCAGGAAGCATTATCCGAGAGCAGCAGGCCTGAAGTTGAATTGATTTTAGGCGGAACAACTCTTCTTACACCTAAAGATATGTTTGAATTACTGCTGGGCGATGATTGTTGCGTTTAA